CCCCCGGGGCTGACGGACGCCCCGTCTCCGGACTAGCCTGCCGGCGCATGGGATACGGCAGCTACAGCTACGAAGCGCACCAGGCTCTCACCCAGGCCCGCAAGGACCTGCCCGCGCAGCAGGTGTTCCGCCAGCGGGAGTGCCACCCGAAGATGAACCCCAAGGGGGTGAAGCTGCGCGAGAGCCGCGACAGCGCGGAGCACCCGAACTCGCTGGCCGTCGTGTTCGCGCTCGATGTGTCGGGCTCCATGGGCGAAATCCCCGACCTGCTGGCGCGCCAGCACCTGCCCTCGTTCATGAAGACCCTGCTGGAGGCCGGCGTGGCCGACCCCCAGGTGATGTTCATGGCCATTGGCAACGCCTTCGCGGACCAGGCGCCGCTCCAGGTGGGCCAGTTCGAGTCCTCCGAGCAGCAGATGGACCAGTGGCTCACCCACATGTACCTGGAGGGCGGCGGGGGCGGCCTCGGCGAGACGTACGAGCTGGCGCTGTACTTCGCCGCCGAGCACACCGCGCTCGACTGCCTGGAGAAGCGCCAGAAGAAGGGCTACCTCTTCATCACCGGCGATGAGCCCGCGTTCGAGACCGCCTCCCGCGAGCACATCCGGCGCATCATCGGGGACAGCGTGCCGGAGGACTTGCCCCTGGTGCAGGTCCTCCAGCAGGTGGAGCAGTCCTACGAGGTGTTCTTCCTCCTGCCGGACCGCAACCGGCGGACGTACTCGACGTTCTGGTTCCAGTACCTGGGCGATCGCGCCATCTGCATGGAGTCCCCGGAGGACACCTGCCTGGTGGCCGCCGGCATCGTGGCCCTGCGCGAGCGGGTGACGCCCCACCTGGAGGCCCTCGCGGACCGGCTCCGCCAGCAGAAGCTCCCCGAGACGCGCATCCAGGGCATCGTCAACACCCTGCGCCCGTGGGCCCGGCGGCTTCCGGGCGCCGCGAAGCGCTGAGCCTGCCTCGCCCGCATCACGCCCGCATATAATGATGCGGGCCGCTCAGGACTTCTCGGGGGCCAAGGGCCGCACCACCGTCTCGTCGTCGAAGTCCCCCGCCTCCCCGGGCGGGGCGCTGGCCCCGGCGGCCTGGGCCCTCTCGCGGTTCAGGCGCCAGAACGCCTGGGGCGTCAGCGGCGCCTCGCCCGGCCCCGGCACCACGCGCGGCCAGAAGCCGGACTCCGTGAACCCCAGCCGCGCCACCAGTTGCCGGCCCTCCTCGGCCAGCGGCGCCGCGCCCCCGGCGTCCCCCAGCGCCTCCAGCGCCTCCGCGTAGCGCTGGAGCGCCGGCACGAGGCCGCTGAGGTTGCCCGACGCCCGGAGCCGCGCCAGCGCCTCGTCCCCGAGCGTGCGCACGCGCGCCACCGCGCCGCCCTCCAGCGCCTCCAGGTGGGCCAGGCCGCTGAGGCACAGCGCCGCGGCGTGCTCGTCCTGCGCGCCGTCGTTCGCCAGCGCCAGGCCCTGCGTGTACGCGCGCCGGGCTTCCGCGAACCGGCCCGCGACGAACTCCACATCCCCCAGGAAGGCGTGGGCGCAGGGCTGGCCGTAGCGCACCTCCTGCCGCCGCATCACCTCGAGCGCCTGGTGAATCAGGTGCCGGGCCCGGCCAAGCTGCCCCACGTGGAACTGCTGCCGGCCGGCGAAGAGCCTCGCCACGCACTGGTACACGCCGGTGATGGCGTTGGCCTCGATGTAGGCCAGCATCTCCGTGGTGCGCTTCACCCCCTCGTCCCAGCGGCACTCCGCCTCGGCCACCACCGCCGCGTAGAAGAGCGAGGCGGCCATGCGCACGGGGTTGCCCAGCCGCAGCGCCATGCGCGAGGCGGCCGCCACGCTCTCGCGCGCCAGGCGGGACTGCCCCGCGTGCGCCCGCGCGATGGCGAGCAGCCCCTCCGAGTGCGCCTGCTCCACCACCTCGCCCAGCTCCGCCGCCAGCGCCACCGCCTCTTCGAGCACGGGCACCGCCTGGCCGAACCTCCCCGTGCTGCACAGCGCCCGGCCCACGATGTGCTTCGCCACGCAGAGCGCCGCCCGGGGCGCCTCCTGCCCGGGCGAGGCCAGGCACTGGTGGCTGAGCGCCAGCGCGCGGGCGAAGTCCCCTTGCGCGTAGTACACCCGCGCGTACGCGCTGTTCAGCAGGAGCGTCTGCGCCGGGGTGAGGCCGGGCAGCGTGCCGCAGTGCTCCAGGAACTGGAGCAGCTCCGGCCCTTGTCCCAGCAGGCAGCCCACCCGGACGCGCTCGCACAGGGCCTTCACCAGCAGCGCATCCCGCGCGGGGGTGCCCGGCAGCGTGAGGAGCAGCGTGTACGCCTTGCGCAGGTGCTGGCTGGCGGCGATGGGCTCCAGGAGCCGCTCCGCCTCCAGCCCCGCCTCCACGTAGGTGCTGGCCGCCCGCATCGTCTCCCCGGCCTTCTCCCAGTGCGGCCCCAGCGTCGCGGGGGGCGCATGGCGCAGCCGCAGCCGCTCGCCGATGCGCCGGTGGATGTCCGCGGCGTCCTCCCGGGCCTCGTGGGCCGCGAGCCGCTCGCGCACCGTGTCGCTCGCGAACGTGCACGCATCGCCCGAGCTGGAGCACAGCCGGTGCGCCTCCGCCGCGGCGAGCGCCTCGCGCACCTCCCCGGGCGTGAACAGC
Above is a genomic segment from Stigmatella erecta containing:
- a CDS encoding VWA domain-containing protein, with protein sequence MGYGSYSYEAHQALTQARKDLPAQQVFRQRECHPKMNPKGVKLRESRDSAEHPNSLAVVFALDVSGSMGEIPDLLARQHLPSFMKTLLEAGVADPQVMFMAIGNAFADQAPLQVGQFESSEQQMDQWLTHMYLEGGGGGLGETYELALYFAAEHTALDCLEKRQKKGYLFITGDEPAFETASREHIRRIIGDSVPEDLPLVQVLQQVEQSYEVFFLLPDRNRRTYSTFWFQYLGDRAICMESPEDTCLVAAGIVALRERVTPHLEALADRLRQQKLPETRIQGIVNTLRPWARRLPGAAKR